Genomic DNA from Clostridium sp. BJN0013:
TAACAAACATGATGATTTTTGTGGCGATTACCGCCTACTTGCTTAGCAGAGAGTATACGGAAAATACATTAAAAAATATGTTGCCAATACCGATTTCAAGGACAAAACTTATGCTCGGTAAGTTTTGTACCCTGTTTCTTTGGATTGCTATGCTCACCTTGGTAACATGGGTAGGTATTCTAATTTTATCCGGGCTATATCATGCTGTTTTTGGCATGGAGAGCTACAACTTGCGTGTTGCAATCGGGTGGCTTCTAAAGTTTCTACTTGGCAGTATACTTATGTTTTTAACAGTTTCCCCCTTTGCTTTTATCGCTCAAAAAACAAGAGGATTTGAAATAATGGCACTCAACTTTATAGAAATTTTGAAAGCTATATTTCTTGGTGTTGTAAAGGGAATAACAGAATGGCCACCCATCAGCAGCACAGGGCATATGCTTCTCCTAGACGAGTTTATTACTCTTAATATGAGCGAAGCATTTAATGAAATGTTTTTTGTTGTCATTCAACTTGGAGCAATATTTGCAGTCGTCGTTATGTTTTGGAAGAAAATGTTTCCGTTTCAATTTAGGGATAAAACACAGCCTGTCATTAAAAAAGATACTTTTTCGCTTTGGTTTAAAGTAGTGATTGCCTGTATTCCGGGGGGCTATCATAACTATCCTTTTCGACGATCATATTGAAGCCAATTTGCATACTCCAATGGTGATTGCGGCAACTCTCATTTTCTATGGTATAGCCTGACCTACGGACAGTAAATTTATATAAAATTCCACTACCTGCTGTTGATAATATAATATATATACCTTCTACGAATATATATCCAAAGATCACCTTATCCCGGCTTTTGAAAAAATGGAGCTTACAAAAATAAAACCTATAAATGTACAGGATTTCTACACAAAAAGTTTAAAGAAGGTATCTGGTACCACAGCAAGACATTTCCATACACTTTTAAATATAGCCTTCAATCAAGCCATAAAGTGGCAGATGATATATATAAATCCATGTTTTTATGTAAGTAAACCCAAGAACAATAAAAAGAAATTAAATATATGGGATAAAGAACAACTAAATAAATTTTTAAATGTCATACAAGGACTTATAATATATTTACCTTGTGTTATTACCGCAGCAACCGGTATAAGAGAAGGCGAGATATGTGGTCTTAGATGGGAAAATGTTGACTTGGATAAAAAAATTATCTATGTAAAGGAACAATACCAATGGGATGAAAATGGTTTGGCCTTATCTGATTTAAAAACTCCAGATAGTATAAGAAATATAAGCATATCAAATAATTTAGCTGCCGTATTGGAGGTTGAGTATACTAGACAGGAAGAGAATAGAAACTATTTTAAATCTGCTTATGACAGTAGGGGTTTTGTTGTATGCCAGAATGATGGAAGGCCCTATGACCCAAAATATATAAGTAGAAACTTTAGAAGGATACTAAAAAAAGCTAACCATAAAAAAATAGAACCAGATGGCGTTATAAAGAAGGTAAAACTATATGAGCTACTAGATATACCTATAATAAGATTCCACGATTTAAGACATACACATGCTAGTCTACTGCTTAAAACTGGAATTAATCCAAAAGTAATAAGTGAAAAGCTCGGACACAGCACAGTAAAAATGACATTAGACACTTATGCTAGTATACTTCCTAACATGCAGAAAGAAGCTGCAGAAAAGGCGGATAATTTTTTTGTCCTAGTTTGCCAACAAATTGCCAACAAACGGAGGATGACAACAAAAATGATAAAAAATAGAACCCTTTAATATGTTGATATTACAGGATTCCATTGTGTCATTAGTACAAAATAGATGCATCCTTTTAGAACAAATAAAATCAAAATCCTCTAGTTTTATGGAGTAGCAAGTATACGAACATTAGAGAAATTTCATGATTTTCATTTAATATCCAGTTTGTCAAAAGTTTTACGAATAGTATTTTTCCACTTCTCGATATGTATAATTTTATCGACAACTACTCTAGAATCAATCAATTCCTGCTTTGTTTTTTGGCTTAATACTTCCCAGTTTTCTTTTGGGATAATATAAGTTGCATTGCCATAAATCGCCAATTCCAACACACAGTATTTTGTAAATATATATGCATAATATCCGTTAAAACCATTTACCCCCTGACTTACGGACAGTAAAAAGGGCATGTTAACCAAGGGTTAAATTACCAATAAAAAAAGTATAGAAAAAAACATAGCCAAGTCCTAAAATATAAGTTGAATCCACAAAAAAAACTTATAAAAAAGGAGAAGTTGGCTATGTTGAACAATCAAGAATATATTACAACAGAATTAGAAAAAATACTATATGAAATTTTACCCATAACAAGTAAAAGATTAAAAAATCTAGTTTATATAATTATAGGGATAATACTATCAAAATCAGTTGTAATCTCAGATATTTCTGAAAAACTAAAGGATGATTTCACAGATGCAACTGAAGAAAGTAAGATAAGAAGAATATATAGATTTTTTAAAAGGTCAACAATAAATCCAGATTATCTATATAGCTTTTTCGTTGAAGAAGTTTTAAAAAAATATGTAAAACAAAGTAACAACAATAAAGTAATTATAATATTTGATCATACAACCATTGATAACAGAT
This window encodes:
- a CDS encoding tyrosine-type recombinase/integrase codes for the protein MYTFYEYISKDHLIPAFEKMELTKIKPINVQDFYTKSLKKVSGTTARHFHTLLNIAFNQAIKWQMIYINPCFYVSKPKNNKKKLNIWDKEQLNKFLNVIQGLIIYLPCVITAATGIREGEICGLRWENVDLDKKIIYVKEQYQWDENGLALSDLKTPDSIRNISISNNLAAVLEVEYTRQEENRNYFKSAYDSRGFVVCQNDGRPYDPKYISRNFRRILKKANHKKIEPDGVIKKVKLYELLDIPIIRFHDLRHTHASLLLKTGINPKVISEKLGHSTVKMTLDTYASILPNMQKEAAEKADNFFVLVCQQIANKRRMTTKMIKNRTL